One window of the Argonema galeatum A003/A1 genome contains the following:
- a CDS encoding hemolysin family protein, with amino-acid sequence MSFNLEILIVLSLIILNALFVMSELAILSAKKVRLQQMAEQGDTKARIALALANHPNQFLSSVQVGMTLLAILSGAFGESVISKRVAPIVGLIPWIAPYREAIASTIAILIVTYLTLIIGELVPKRLALNNPEPIAAAVAIPMRTLAKITSPIVYLLAASTDMVVRLLGVRPSGEPLVTERDITILIAQGTEAGTFEEAEQDMVERVFRLGDRPVSALMTPRPDIVWLDLDDSLDANRQKMIDSGHSRLLVCQEQLDNVLGVVQVTDLLSRSLLGQPIDLTATLRRPLFVPESTRGLKVLEMFKQSGTHIVLVVDEYGVIQGLVTLNDILVEIVGDIPSMYQQDEPQAVQREDGSWLLDGMLPVEDLFELFGIKELPEDRRGNYHTMGGFVITHLGRIPIAADKFEWKGYRFEVMDMDGNRVDKVLVMPMPTASSNNSTDSA; translated from the coding sequence ATGTCTTTTAACTTAGAAATTCTGATTGTTCTCTCACTGATTATCCTCAACGCCCTGTTTGTGATGTCAGAGCTGGCCATCCTCTCCGCCAAGAAGGTGCGCCTGCAACAAATGGCCGAGCAGGGGGATACCAAGGCACGCATTGCTTTGGCACTGGCAAATCACCCAAATCAGTTCTTGTCCAGCGTTCAGGTAGGCATGACACTTCTGGCCATCTTGTCGGGTGCCTTCGGCGAATCGGTGATATCTAAGAGAGTTGCGCCTATTGTGGGTCTGATTCCCTGGATAGCACCATATAGAGAAGCGATCGCATCAACAATCGCGATTTTGATCGTCACCTATCTGACGCTGATTATTGGCGAACTGGTGCCCAAGCGGCTGGCCCTCAACAACCCAGAACCGATCGCAGCTGCCGTCGCCATCCCGATGCGGACTTTGGCTAAAATTACCTCTCCCATCGTTTATCTTTTGGCCGCTTCTACAGATATGGTAGTGCGGCTCTTGGGCGTCAGACCGTCCGGTGAGCCACTGGTCACAGAAAGAGACATCACAATTTTGATCGCGCAAGGCACCGAGGCGGGAACGTTTGAGGAAGCCGAACAAGACATGGTGGAGAGGGTGTTTCGCTTAGGCGATCGGCCCGTCAGCGCCTTAATGACCCCACGACCCGATATTGTCTGGCTCGACCTTGACGACTCCCTTGACGCGAATCGGCAAAAAATGATCGATAGCGGCCATTCTCGCCTCTTAGTCTGCCAAGAACAGCTGGATAACGTCTTGGGCGTAGTGCAAGTTACCGACTTATTATCCCGTTCTCTGCTAGGTCAGCCAATTGACTTAACCGCAACTTTGCGACGGCCTTTATTTGTGCCAGAAAGCACGCGGGGATTAAAAGTATTAGAGATGTTCAAACAATCCGGCACCCACATTGTACTGGTGGTGGATGAATATGGCGTCATTCAAGGATTAGTCACACTCAACGACATTTTAGTCGAAATCGTCGGCGATATACCCTCTATGTATCAGCAGGACGAACCGCAAGCCGTGCAACGCGAAGATGGTTCCTGGTTATTGGATGGAATGTTGCCCGTAGAAGATTTGTTTGAACTTTTTGGTATAAAAGAATTGCCAGAAGATCGGAGAGGCAACTATCACACAATGGGCGGTTTTGTGATTACCCATCTCGGTCGTATCCCCATTGCTGCCGACAAATTTGAATGGAAAGGCTACCGTTTTGAAGTGATGGATATGGATGGCAACCGCGTCGATAAAGTTTTGGTGATGCCGATGCCTACAGCGTCGTCAAATAATTCGACCGATTCTGCGTGA